Within the Bradyrhizobium ottawaense genome, the region AGGTCGAGCGGCGCGGCTGCGGCACCGTCGGGGATCTCGGCATCTGGGACGATGCCTTTGTCGAACCGCTCAGCCGTCTCGCCAAATTCATCAAGCAGCAGAACTCGGTCGCCGGTATCCAGCTCGGTCATTCCGGCCGCAAGGCGCGCGCAACGCGGCCGTGGGAAGGCGACCGGCCGCTGCAGCGCTCGCCCGATATCGAGGATTGGGATGCCTGGTCGCCGGTGGCGCCGAGCGCGATCGCCCATAGCGAGAAATGGCCGGTGCCGAAGGCGCTGGAACGCCATGAGGTCAAGGATCTCGTGCAGGCCTGGGGCCACGCGGCGCGGCGAGCGCATGAGGCCGGCTTCGACGTGCTGGAGCTGCACGGTGCCCATGGCTATCTCGTGCACCAGTTCCTGTCGGAGCGCTCCAACCAGCGCAGCGACGAATATGGCGGTTCCGAAGCCAACCGGATGCGCTTCATTACCGAAATCACCGAAGCGGTGCGGACGCACTGGCCCGATCACAAGCCGTTGTTCGTCCGCCTGTCGGTCGAGGACAATGCCGGGTGGGGACCGGAACAGAGCGCGCGGCTGGCGAAGACGCTGAAAGCCAAAGGCGTCGACGTCATCGACTGCTCATCGGGCGGCATCACCGAGATGGCCCCGATCCTGGGCAAGGAAATCAAGTACAGCTACCAGGTCCCGCTGTCGGAATACGTCAAGCGCCACGCCGATATTATGACCATGGCGGTCGGCCTCATCATCCATGGCGACCAGGCCGAGCAGATCCTGCGCGACAAGCAGGCCGATCTGATCGCGGTGGGCCGCGAAATCCTCAACAACCCGAACTGGCCGATGGACGCTGCGCTGAAGCTCGGCGTCGACGGGCCGTTCCGCAACGTGCCGCCGCAGTTCGGCTATTGGCTCGGCACCCGCGCCAAGCGCGGTTTTGGTACCCAGCCCTCGACCTGGCAGAACGGGTTGCAGGAGGCGGGCAAGGCGATCCCGTAATCCCGCAGGATGGGTTGAGCGTAGCGATACCCATCACTTTCCGTCGACGCAAAATTGATGCGTTTCGCGAAGGGCTTAACCCTGTCCTGCGGCCTGAACGGATGCTGCTATCCGTCGAGGCCCGGCCGTCCGCCGGGACCTCCCAAAAGGTCCGTAATGGCCCGGTCATGAAGCGCCTTGATCCGACCAAAATGACGTTGTGTGCTCCGCCCGCCGGGTCAGGACGCCGATTCATGGGAATCGAGGCCGTTCATACCGAAAAGGACCGCTCGCGATGCGCAAGAACATTACCTTTCTGCTGGGCACGGCCACGGGCGTTTGCCTGACCCTTCTGGTCGCCGGACCCCAGCAACTGGCAACGGCGGCCAAGGCTGCGGTCGAGTCCGGCACCTATTCGAAACTCAATCTGTTCGGCGACGTGTTCGAGCGGGTCCGCTCCGACTATGTCGAGAAGCCCGACGACAGCAAGCTGATGGAGGGCGCCATCAACGGCATGATCTCCTCGCTCGATCCGCATTCGCGTTACATGAATGCGAAGGGCTGGAGCGACATGCAGGAGACCACGCATGGCGAGTTCGGCGGACTCGGCATCGAGGTCACGATGGAAGACGGCTTCGTCAAGGTGGTGACGCCGATCGACGATACGCCTGCCGCCAAGGCCGGCATCATGTCGGGCGACGTGATCACCCAGATCGACGACGACGCCATTCAGGGCCTCACGCTCGACCAGGCCGTGGCCAAGATGAAGGGCCCGGCCGACAGCAAGATCAAGCTGAAGATCGTACGCAAGGGCGCCGACGCGCCGGTCGACGTTGCGCTGGTGCGTGAAGTGATCCGGGTGAAGCCGGTGCGCTACCACACCGACGGCGGCGATGTCGGCTATATCAGGATCACCAGCTTCAACGAGCAGACCACCGACGGCCTGCACAAGGCGATCGCGGAAATCTCCAAGGAAATCCCGCAGGACAAGCTCGCGGGTTACGTCGTCGATCTACGCAACAATCCGGGCGGACTGCTCGATCAGGCGGTCTCGGTGGCGAGCACCTTCATGAACCGAGGCGAGGTGGTCTCGACCCGCGGCCGCACCCCGGAGGAAACCCAGCGCTTCACCGCGCGCGGCGGCGACCTCACCAAGGGCAAGCCGCTCGTCGTGCTGATCAACGGCGGATCGGCTTCCGCCTCCGAGATCGTGGCGGGCGCCTTGCACGACCACAAGCGCGCCACGCTGATCGGCACGCGTTCGTTCGGCAAGGGCTCGGTGCAGACCATCATTCCGCTGGGCTCGGGCAACGGCGCATTGGCGCTGACCACCGCGCGCTACTACACGCCGTCTGGACGTTCGATCCAGGCCCAAGGCGTCGTGCCCGACCTCGAAGTGCTTCAGGTGGTGCCGGACGAGTTGAAGACCCGCGCCGAACTGCAGGGTGAGGCGTCGATGCGCGGACATCTGGCGGCAGCCGAGGGCGCCGAGCAGACCGGTTCGCAATCCTACGTGCCGCCGTCTGAAAAGGACGACAAGGCGCTGACCGCCGCCTTCAACCAGCTCCGCGGCGTCACCGTGAACGCCAACGCGCCGACGGCGGCGAAGCGGCCGGTGCCGAACTAGGTCGTGAACCGATAAATCCGCAGGGCGGACGCTGCATCAAGGTCCGTCATGCCCCGATCACCTGCATGGCGGCGAAACGACGTTATGCGCTACAACCGGACGTCATTCGATCACTTCGTCGGCCCGCACCAGAAACGATTCCGGAATAATTAGTCCAAGCGCTTTTGCCGTTTTGAGGTTGACAACCAATTCGAACTTTGTCGGTTGCTGAATTGGCAAATCGCTCGGCCTTGTACCTTTTAGAATGCGATCGACATACCCGGCGGCGCGTTTGTACAGTTCGATGTTATCAAACCCGTAGGACACCAAGCCGCCCACCGTTGCGAAATACCGGAGTGGGTAAACCGCTGGCAGGCGGTGCAAAGCTGCGAGAGCAACAATCTCTACGCGATAAGTGGCAGTAAATGCATTAGGCAGCACGATCATGCCGCCATTCGCCTCTTTGGCAAACTCCCCCAGCCCGCGCTCTACCTCTGCGATTGTGCGCGCGCCAATCGGAACCATCTGCACACCCACCGAGCGGGCGAAGACTTCGCCTTCTCGCAGGTATCCGGCCGATGACGGATCGTCAGGGCTGTGAACCACCGCCACGCGCACGACCTCAGGAGCAATCTCCTTAACGGTCGCCAACCACTTCCCAGCCGTTGCATATTCAAAGCTTGTGAAGCCGGTGATATTGCCGCTCGGATGCGCGAGACTGGTAACCAGTCCACTACCTAGCGGCTCGACCACTTGAACAAAAACGATCGGAATGGATTGGGTCGCCCGCTGCATTGCCACGAACGCAACTGTAGTGACGGCCAGAATGATGTCCTGGTTGAGCTCAGCCAGCTCGGCCGCATAGGTCCGGGCGGCGTCCGCATCGCCTGCGGCCCAACGCACCTCAATTTGTGCGTTCGAGCCATCAGTCCAGCCCAACGCCTGAAGCCCCCGAAGAAAGGACGTGAGACGGGCTTGCCCCTCGGCATCGTTGGCGACCCCCATCAACACGCCGATGCGCTTCATCCGCCCGGGCTGCTGTGCGCCCACCCTGACGGGAAGGAGGGTTGCCGCGACAACACCGGTGATGAACTTGCGCCGTCGCATGGAGTCCTCGGATGAAACGCCTCATCAAGGTCCAGAGCCTAGCATTTTGCTATAGGACAGCCGGTAATAATGGGCAAGCAATCGGACCCGCACGCTGGAACCTAAGTCCGCTCCGGGGCAATCGCTACCGGGACGAACCGGCGGCCTGCGCCCTCTGATTTCGAGGGTGAGGTTTTCTTTCAAGCCTCGGGCGGATCACGCCGCGAGAATGGTTTCCGCTGTCATCGTCCGCCTTGTGCGCGATTGCGCACTGGGGCGGACGATCAAGTATTCCAGAGACGGCAGTGATGGAATCGATGAGCCGCGGCGTACTGGATCCCCCGCATGCAAGGGGGACGACAGTCGTGTGTGAGGAGATGGATTGCTGCCGCCTTCGCTCGCAATGACGATCATGCTCGACGCGACCTCAAGCGCTGCGTGCGACCGGCTTGCGCTTGCGGGCCGGACGCGCGGCCAAAGGGTCTTGCCGGTGCGTCGTCAGCAATGGCCTGATGTCGGCCGCGGGCTTCGGCGGACTGAACAGGTAGCCCTGCATTTCCGAACAACCGAGCGCACGCAGCAATTCGCGCTGCTGTTCGGTCTCGACGCCTTCGGCCGTTGTCGTCATGCGGCGGTCGGCGGCGATGTTGACCACGGCCTGGACGATCGAGGACGAGCCTTCCGGCGACGCGAGGTCGGTGACGAAGCAGCGGTCGATCTTGATCTTGTCGAACGGAAAACGCTGCAGATAGCTCAGCGAGGAATAGCCGGTGCCGAAATCGTCGAGCGCGATCCGCACGCCGATGTCGCGAAGCTGGTGCAGGATGGCAAGCGCGGCATCATCGTCGCGGATCAGCACGGCTTCGGTGATTTCGAGTTCCAGCCGGCTGGCGGCAAGGCCCGATGCGGCCAGTGCGGTGATGACCTTCAGCGCCAGCGTGCCGCTCTTGAACTGCACCGGCGAGACGTTGACCGCGAGCTTGACATGGTCGGGCCAGGTCGCGGCCTCGCGGCAGGCGGTGGTCAGCACCCATTCGCCGAGCTGGTTGATGAGGCCGGTTTCCTCGGCGATCGGGATGAAATCGGCCGGCGAGATCATGCCGCGCTGCGGATGGCGCCAGCGCAGCAGCGCCTCGCAGCCGGTAATGCTGTTGTCCTGCAGGCTGAGGCAGGGCTGGTAGTAGACCTCGAAGCCGCCATCCGTGATCGCCTGGCGCAGGTCGGTTTCCAGGACGCGGCGGGCGCGGACCTCGGCTTCCATGGCAGGTTCGAAGAAACGGGAGGTGCGGCGGCCGGCGGCCTTGGCTGCGTACATCGCCAGATCGGCATTCTTGAGGATCTGATCGAGATCGGATCCGTCCTGCGGCGCCAGCGCGATGCCGATAGAGGCGTCGGTGGTCACCTGATGGCCGAGGCATTCATAGGGCGTACGGATCGTCTCGAAGATGCGGTTGACGAGTTCGCTGACGTCGGCGGCGCTCTTGACGCCGGTCTGAACGATGGCGAACTCGTCGCCGCCGAGCCTCGCCACGAAATCGGTTTCGCGCACGCAGGCGCCGAGGCTGACCGCCACCGATTTCAGCAGTTCGTCGCCGATCATGTGTCCGAGCGAGTCGTTGACGCTCTTGAATTCGTCGATGTCGATATAGAGCACGGCCAGTTGCTGGCCGGGCGCGGCATGCGGCAGTTCGCGCTTGAGCTGTTCGTGGAACAGCGCGCGGTTCGGCAGGTCGGTCAGCGCGTCGTAATGGGCGAGGTGGGTGATGCGTTCCTCGGCGCGCCGGCGCTCGGTCACGTCTTCATGGGTCACCACCCAGCCGCCGTCCGCGAGCGGCTCGTTGACGACCTGGATCGAGCGCCCGTCGGGCGTGGCGATGACCATCACGTTCCGGTGCGCGACGTCGCGCAGCACCAGCCGGACATAACGGTCGACATCGCCGTCAAAGGAGCCGGTCTGCTCGCGGTGGGCGATGACGTCGTGGAAACTGCAGCCCGGCTTGATGACCTCGGCCGACAGGCCGTACATCTCGATATAGCGCTGGTTGCAGATGACGAGCCGCTGGGCTGAATCGAACAGCAGCAGGCCTTGCGTCATGTTGTTGACGGCGGTGTCGAGACGCTGCTTTTCCAGCGTCAACCGCTGCTGCGACGCACGGTGTTGCTGCGAAAGCTTGCGCACCGCCAGAAACAGCAGCGCCGATATGGCCAGCACCGAGAGGCCTGCCACCACGATCAGC harbors:
- a CDS encoding S41 family peptidase — translated: MRKNITFLLGTATGVCLTLLVAGPQQLATAAKAAVESGTYSKLNLFGDVFERVRSDYVEKPDDSKLMEGAINGMISSLDPHSRYMNAKGWSDMQETTHGEFGGLGIEVTMEDGFVKVVTPIDDTPAAKAGIMSGDVITQIDDDAIQGLTLDQAVAKMKGPADSKIKLKIVRKGADAPVDVALVREVIRVKPVRYHTDGGDVGYIRITSFNEQTTDGLHKAIAEISKEIPQDKLAGYVVDLRNNPGGLLDQAVSVASTFMNRGEVVSTRGRTPEETQRFTARGGDLTKGKPLVVLINGGSASASEIVAGALHDHKRATLIGTRSFGKGSVQTIIPLGSGNGALALTTARYYTPSGRSIQAQGVVPDLEVLQVVPDELKTRAELQGEASMRGHLAAAEGAEQTGSQSYVPPSEKDDKALTAAFNQLRGVTVNANAPTAAKRPVPN
- a CDS encoding NADH:flavin oxidoreductase/NADH oxidase translates to MPGNAVTRGVRGVELRNRIVVPPMHQYSAIKGFPTDWHLMNAGKFAAGGAGLVVVESTKVERRGCGTVGDLGIWDDAFVEPLSRLAKFIKQQNSVAGIQLGHSGRKARATRPWEGDRPLQRSPDIEDWDAWSPVAPSAIAHSEKWPVPKALERHEVKDLVQAWGHAARRAHEAGFDVLELHGAHGYLVHQFLSERSNQRSDEYGGSEANRMRFITEITEAVRTHWPDHKPLFVRLSVEDNAGWGPEQSARLAKTLKAKGVDVIDCSSGGITEMAPILGKEIKYSYQVPLSEYVKRHADIMTMAVGLIIHGDQAEQILRDKQADLIAVGREILNNPNWPMDAALKLGVDGPFRNVPPQFGYWLGTRAKRGFGTQPSTWQNGLQEAGKAIP
- a CDS encoding bifunctional diguanylate cyclase/phosphodiesterase; this translates as MDSTGISSFKIAAAFRGGPIRWLILGGILLISAIAIGATLMAGNFRERALRNSERELENTVLLLARHFDQQLEDFEVVQKDLITFMRASGIATAENYQRRMSSQEIHLMLKSKMDALSYVGGVNVFDADGRLINASAAWPVPAVSVADRSYFKTFKSDPQSPAMLIEPVYSRITGVWTTVIARKVSAPNGEFLGVIGRGIEPVNFEKFFASVALGSGAAIAMHHRDGTLLARYPHVDEMIGKNFKAGAASQLQVFDLPHSTSRLTSPIDGKDRLISSRALTNFPIVIVAATTTAAALADWREQITMLIVVAGLSVLAISALLFLAVRKLSQQHRASQQRLTLEKQRLDTAVNNMTQGLLLFDSAQRLVICNQRYIEMYGLSAEVIKPGCSFHDVIAHREQTGSFDGDVDRYVRLVLRDVAHRNVMVIATPDGRSIQVVNEPLADGGWVVTHEDVTERRRAEERITHLAHYDALTDLPNRALFHEQLKRELPHAAPGQQLAVLYIDIDEFKSVNDSLGHMIGDELLKSVAVSLGACVRETDFVARLGGDEFAIVQTGVKSAADVSELVNRIFETIRTPYECLGHQVTTDASIGIALAPQDGSDLDQILKNADLAMYAAKAAGRRTSRFFEPAMEAEVRARRVLETDLRQAITDGGFEVYYQPCLSLQDNSITGCEALLRWRHPQRGMISPADFIPIAEETGLINQLGEWVLTTACREAATWPDHVKLAVNVSPVQFKSGTLALKVITALAASGLAASRLELEITEAVLIRDDDAALAILHQLRDIGVRIALDDFGTGYSSLSYLQRFPFDKIKIDRCFVTDLASPEGSSSIVQAVVNIAADRRMTTTAEGVETEQQRELLRALGCSEMQGYLFSPPKPAADIRPLLTTHRQDPLAARPARKRKPVARSA
- a CDS encoding ABC transporter substrate-binding protein produces the protein MRRRKFITGVVAATLLPVRVGAQQPGRMKRIGVLMGVANDAEGQARLTSFLRGLQALGWTDGSNAQIEVRWAAGDADAARTYAAELAELNQDIILAVTTVAFVAMQRATQSIPIVFVQVVEPLGSGLVTSLAHPSGNITGFTSFEYATAGKWLATVKEIAPEVVRVAVVHSPDDPSSAGYLREGEVFARSVGVQMVPIGARTIAEVERGLGEFAKEANGGMIVLPNAFTATYRVEIVALAALHRLPAVYPLRYFATVGGLVSYGFDNIELYKRAAGYVDRILKGTRPSDLPIQQPTKFELVVNLKTAKALGLIIPESFLVRADEVIE